GTTTGtgacatgtgtatatataatgaactaTGCTTGTTATAAAGTAATTGccttggtccccagaggttcgttataaccatgttttactgtataccataAAGTGTTTAAATCTCCCTACTTGGTAAACTCTAAGATGACCCAGCACTCTCCATGACTGTGTTAGACTCCCGCCCTGTCGTGAACACCCGTTGAGGGCTGACTTTGTTTACTGGTTTGCACGACGTACACATTAAAAAGTCACGGAGCTGCCGTCTGAACTTTGTACCCACCATGCAATACACAACAATATTCAGACAACTATTGAGGATGTTCAATATTTCGGTGATCGCGTTGATTATATCAAATTCTTTTGAAGTTGTTGATGCTAGGGTGGATGTTTCCTTGATGCACATTCCATTCTCAGACATGTGGTTTACAAGCTTGTAAAAGACCATGATGGATATTGGAAGGTTGCACACCATGTAGATGACAACGATGAGTAAGATGAGAATGGAGAGGTTTCTGTTGGGGTTCGGGATGTTCGGAAGTCCGACCCGTATCCGTGCCGAACGTCGAACTTGGAGGTAGAGCAGAAGGTTAAGAGTTGTGAGGGCAATCCAGGGAATTATGTACCAGATTAGAGGTAGGATATAGACATGATAGGTACAGGGGTAGAGTGTGTCGTGTCCCAACTTTGTCATCACGCGCACATAGATACTGGTTGTGTTCGTGACGTACTCCTGGACacgaaatgaaaaaaagtttggCAAAGTGAGGATGATCACAATCACAACAATTCCAGTTATACATACCCTCACTAGAAACGGAGTACAGGACCGCTTAATGGTCAGTGGGTACCTGATGGCCAGGAACCTCTCGATggacaaggtcaaggtcacaaaacTGGACACACCCAAGGCTATCCAATGGAACGGTTCGACATAGGTGTCCAGGTATGCACTGTAATGGAAGACAGTGTAGGTGTCCTGGGCCTCGGTCAGGAACAGTTTGTAGGTGTTGTATCGAAAAAATGCAGTGATGAGCACAAACGTATCAGCTAGTGATAATGCACGGAGGTACACCGCGATTGTCGTTCTCCTCACCGACTTCCGAGACAGGATGATAAACGCTAGGATGTTTGCGAAAACTCCCAGTACTATTAGTATGAACATGATATATCCATAACAAATTTTCCACAGTTTTATACgaaaaaagattttttcataTTCGTCCGCTGTCATTTTA
This portion of the Argopecten irradians isolate NY chromosome 6, Ai_NY, whole genome shotgun sequence genome encodes:
- the LOC138325131 gene encoding FMRFamide receptor-like, which encodes MAANLTYTTTTISKLTTTVMTSSSKMTADEYEKIFFRIKLWKICYGYIMFILIVLGVFANILAFIILSRKSVRRTTIAVYLRALSLADTFVLITAFFRYNTYKLFLTEAQDTYTVFHYSAYLDTYVEPFHWIALGVSSFVTLTLSIERFLAIRYPLTIKRSCTPFLVRVCITGIVVIVIILTLPNFFSFRVQEYVTNTTSIYVRVMTKLGHDTLYPCTYHVYILPLIWYIIPWIALTTLNLLLYLQVRRSARIRVGLPNIPNPNRNLSILILLIVVIYMVCNLPISIMVFYKLVNHMSENGMCIKETSTLASTTSKEFDIINAITEILNILNSCLNIVVYCMVGTKFRRQLRDFLMCTSCKPVNKVSPQRVFTTGRESNTVMESAGSS